One Nonomuraea angiospora DNA segment encodes these proteins:
- a CDS encoding trimeric intracellular cation channel family protein, giving the protein MRVETITTVLDLVGVFINGLLGGSVARRRELDLFGYVVIGVVSGLGGGLIRDVLLQHGPPLALTNPLYIPIALAGAGVAFLLKFTERDWNRLFYVLDAIALCVWAVAGAQRTLAVGLGWLPAILLGTTTAVGGGATRDLLVQRVPAVFGGNGLYASVAALVAALQVICSALGAPTVVGTSVGVVVGTALRLVAYRRGWELPGGLEWEARDVIGKAVHPPLRRNRRRGRRRDGDD; this is encoded by the coding sequence ATGCGCGTCGAGACAATCACGACGGTGCTGGATCTGGTCGGGGTGTTCATCAACGGCCTGCTCGGCGGCTCGGTGGCACGCCGCCGGGAACTGGACCTGTTCGGGTACGTCGTGATCGGGGTGGTGTCCGGCCTGGGCGGCGGACTGATCCGCGACGTGCTGCTGCAACACGGGCCGCCGCTCGCCCTGACCAATCCCCTCTACATCCCGATCGCGCTGGCCGGGGCCGGGGTGGCGTTCTTGCTGAAGTTCACCGAGCGGGATTGGAACCGGCTCTTCTACGTGCTGGACGCGATCGCGCTGTGCGTGTGGGCCGTCGCGGGGGCACAGCGAACGCTGGCCGTCGGGCTCGGATGGCTCCCGGCGATCCTGCTCGGCACCACCACCGCAGTCGGCGGCGGTGCCACGCGCGACCTGCTGGTGCAGCGCGTTCCGGCCGTGTTCGGGGGCAACGGCCTATACGCGTCGGTCGCAGCCCTGGTTGCGGCTTTGCAAGTGATCTGCTCGGCGCTGGGCGCGCCTACAGTGGTGGGCACGTCCGTGGGGGTCGTCGTGGGCACGGCGCTGCGGCTGGTCGCCTACCGGCGGGGGTGGGAACTACCCGGCGGCCTGGAATGGGAGGCACGTGACGTCATCGGCAAGGCCGTCCACCCACCCCTCCGTCGCAACCGGCGGCGCGGTCGGCGTCGCGATGGCGACGACTGA
- a CDS encoding amidohydrolase yields MSIATVLAGLDTIRSDLEVFYRDLHAHPELGHQEKRTSTRVAERLRACGYDVYDQIGGTGVVGVLANGDGPGVLFRADMDALPIKEQTGLPYASTATDSDGHSIMHACGHDTHVTALLGAARLMARTKDAWKGTHIALFQPAEEPGDGARSMIADGLTDRIPKPDVCLAQHVLPYPAGQVLTRPGPALSAADNYRITVYGRSAHGSSPDRGIDPVVMASMLVVRLQTVVSREVSPLAPVVLTVGSIHSGANPNNIPETAEIQLNVRTYQEEVRQRVKDSIARIAHAECAASGAPKPPDIDHFGAFPPTINDEDTTRRVATSFSAFFGERARELDLQTASEDFSEIPKAFGVPFTYWGFGGIDPDRYAKAAEKGTIATDIPTNHNATFAPVIQPTLDTGVQAAVVSALAHLGDGAEGPAA; encoded by the coding sequence ATGTCCATCGCCACGGTGCTGGCCGGGCTTGACACCATCAGGTCCGACCTAGAGGTGTTCTACCGTGACCTGCACGCCCACCCCGAGCTCGGACACCAGGAGAAACGCACCTCGACCCGGGTGGCTGAGCGGCTGCGGGCGTGCGGCTATGACGTGTACGACCAGATCGGCGGCACCGGCGTGGTGGGAGTGCTGGCCAACGGCGACGGGCCGGGTGTGTTGTTCCGCGCCGACATGGACGCCCTGCCGATCAAGGAGCAGACCGGCCTGCCGTACGCGAGCACGGCCACCGACAGCGACGGCCATTCGATCATGCATGCCTGCGGGCATGACACCCACGTCACCGCCCTGCTGGGCGCGGCCAGGCTGATGGCGCGGACCAAGGACGCTTGGAAGGGCACGCACATCGCGCTGTTCCAGCCCGCGGAAGAGCCCGGGGACGGCGCCCGCAGCATGATCGCCGACGGGCTTACTGACCGGATCCCGAAACCTGACGTATGCCTGGCCCAGCACGTGCTGCCCTATCCGGCCGGCCAGGTGCTCACCCGGCCGGGGCCAGCGCTGTCGGCCGCTGACAACTACCGCATCACCGTGTACGGCCGCTCGGCCCACGGCTCCTCTCCCGACCGGGGCATAGACCCGGTGGTGATGGCCTCGATGCTCGTGGTCCGCCTGCAGACGGTCGTCTCCCGCGAGGTCAGCCCGCTCGCCCCGGTCGTGCTGACGGTGGGCAGCATCCACTCCGGCGCCAACCCCAACAACATCCCGGAGACGGCAGAGATCCAGCTGAACGTGCGCACCTACCAGGAGGAGGTGCGGCAGCGCGTCAAGGACAGCATCGCACGCATCGCCCACGCGGAATGCGCCGCCTCAGGTGCTCCCAAGCCACCCGATATCGACCATTTCGGCGCCTTTCCACCCACGATCAATGACGAGGACACCACCCGGCGGGTCGCAACGTCCTTCTCCGCCTTCTTCGGCGAACGGGCGAGGGAACTCGATCTCCAGACGGCCAGCGAGGACTTCAGTGAGATACCAAAGGCGTTCGGCGTGCCGTTCACCTACTGGGGCTTCGGCGGCATAGACCCCGACCGGTACGCGAAGGCGGCCGAGAAGGGCACGATCGCCACCGACATCCCGACCAACCACAACGCCACCTTCGCCCCAGTCATCCAGCCCACCCTGGACACCGGCGTGCAAGCGGCCGTGGTCTCGGCGCTGGCCCACCTGGGGGACGGCGCTGAAGGACCTGCAGCCTGA
- a CDS encoding nuclear transport factor 2 family protein, with amino-acid sequence MIDRQHMWMTNGPSAQSREAATRRALFGAAVGALAGAAVLATPARASAGVSPQGADGVRRVADRAMDRFDHGWRTGEWDPFLAMLTPRFSFWFPEGEWRGRHEGEAGRRAVEAWARFHGDNGNRVHGRRRTVTTMGHRVLYEYDSRGASPSTAGYLNWETIILGVTGERISAFHEYWGNIPPTGE; translated from the coding sequence ATGATCGACAGACAGCACATGTGGATGACCAATGGCCCTTCCGCGCAGAGCCGTGAGGCCGCGACTCGACGGGCCCTGTTCGGGGCCGCCGTCGGCGCACTCGCGGGCGCAGCCGTACTGGCCACTCCGGCACGCGCTTCGGCGGGCGTCTCCCCGCAGGGCGCCGATGGCGTACGGCGCGTGGCCGATCGGGCGATGGACCGCTTCGACCACGGCTGGCGCACTGGGGAATGGGACCCGTTCCTGGCCATGTTGACGCCCCGCTTTTCCTTCTGGTTCCCAGAAGGCGAATGGCGAGGGCGCCACGAGGGCGAGGCCGGGCGGCGCGCTGTCGAAGCATGGGCGCGGTTCCACGGGGACAACGGCAATCGTGTTCACGGCCGGCGAAGAACCGTGACGACCATGGGCCACCGAGTCCTGTACGAGTACGACTCCCGTGGCGCCTCGCCCTCCACGGCCGGCTATCTGAATTGGGAAACGATCATCCTCGGGGTGACGGGTGAGCGTATCAGCGCGTTTCACGAATACTGGGGGAATATTCCGCCGACGGGTGAGTGA
- a CDS encoding IS982 family transposase, producing the protein MTTDLNTLLTALYVSIDDWLGHQPRLGRKPQLTDAELLTLAVAQVLLGIHSEARWLRYVPKHLPGAFPYLPGQSGYNKRLHKALPLLKRAIRVLASDTDLWSDPVWVADSTPIECGRSRPTTQRSDLAGWAGYGYCRSHSRYFWGLRLHLICTPAGLPITWALATPNIDERQVLMAICEHDPHLLADRPGLLIVADKGYISAELDTFLTERGVRLLRPSYRNRTPRPGEELLKPIRQLIESVNDTLKGQLDLELHGGRTVTGVGARIAQRILALTAAIWHNRATGQPITRSLIAYDH; encoded by the coding sequence GTGACAACAGACCTCAACACCCTTCTCACCGCACTGTACGTCAGCATCGACGACTGGCTCGGACATCAGCCACGACTGGGACGCAAGCCGCAGCTGACCGACGCCGAACTGCTCACCCTGGCCGTCGCCCAGGTCCTGCTCGGCATCCACTCCGAGGCGCGCTGGCTGCGCTACGTCCCCAAGCACCTGCCCGGCGCCTTCCCCTACCTGCCCGGCCAGTCCGGCTACAACAAACGCCTGCACAAGGCCCTGCCGCTGCTCAAACGGGCTATCCGAGTGCTGGCATCCGACACCGACCTGTGGAGCGATCCAGTCTGGGTGGCCGACTCCACCCCGATCGAGTGCGGCCGCTCCCGCCCCACCACCCAACGCTCGGACCTGGCCGGCTGGGCCGGCTACGGCTACTGCCGCTCCCACTCCCGCTACTTCTGGGGCCTGCGCCTGCACCTGATCTGCACCCCCGCCGGACTACCCATCACCTGGGCCCTGGCCACCCCCAACATCGACGAACGCCAGGTGTTGATGGCCATCTGCGAGCACGACCCGCACCTGCTCGCCGACCGGCCCGGCCTGCTCATCGTCGCTGACAAGGGCTACATCTCCGCCGAACTGGACACCTTCCTGACCGAGCGCGGCGTGCGGCTGCTGCGCCCGTCCTACCGCAACCGCACCCCTCGCCCCGGCGAAGAGCTGCTCAAGCCGATCCGCCAGCTGATTGAGTCCGTCAACGACACGCTCAAGGGCCAGCTCGACCTGGAACTGCACGGCGGACGCACCGTCACCGGGGTCGGCGCCCGCATCGCCCAGCGCATCCTGGCCCTGACCGCCGCCATCTGGCACAACCGAGCCACCGGCCAGCCCATCACCCGATCCCTGATCGCCTACGACCACTGA
- a CDS encoding transposase, which yields MQLGQPILAAWKAKEDLLDLLALGRTHPDRAVTADRLFRFYDRCATSGLPELERLATTIDTWWPEILVFIRAGITNTGSERHQPRHQDHRPRRLWLPQPRKPASTHPLCYHPTRTRTPQPRLNSKSRHPAMPFMPWM from the coding sequence ATGCAGCTGGGCCAGCCGATCCTGGCCGCCTGGAAGGCCAAGGAAGATCTGCTGGACCTGCTCGCCCTGGGCCGCACCCACCCCGACCGCGCAGTCACCGCCGACCGGCTGTTTCGCTTCTACGACCGCTGCGCCACCTCCGGCCTGCCCGAACTCGAACGCCTGGCCACCACGATCGACACCTGGTGGCCGGAAATCCTCGTCTTCATTCGGGCCGGCATCACCAACACCGGCTCCGAAAGGCACCAACCGCGTCATCAAGACCACCGCCCGCGACGCCTATGGCTTCCGCAACCCCGAAAACCAGCGTCTACGCATCCGCTGTGCTACCACCCGACGCGGACGCGGACACCTCAACCCCGCCTAAATTCGAAGAGCCGCCATCCGGCGATGCCGTTCATGCCGTGGATGTAG
- a CDS encoding DUF397 domain-containing protein, which translates to MNHGKDDDPTQQDRVAWRKSSFSNGTGGNCVEVALLAACRDGVEYQAFGAEHKAGLGPLVAIRDSKNPDGPKLYFTRSEFAAFRHAIVAGEFDDLG; encoded by the coding sequence GTGAACCACGGAAAAGATGACGATCCGACGCAGCAGGACCGTGTGGCGTGGCGTAAGTCAAGCTTCTCCAATGGGACTGGCGGAAATTGCGTCGAAGTAGCGCTATTGGCGGCATGCCGCGATGGGGTCGAATATCAGGCGTTTGGTGCCGAGCATAAGGCTGGCCTCGGACCCTTGGTTGCGATACGCGACTCCAAGAACCCGGATGGTCCCAAGCTGTACTTCACTCGTAGTGAGTTTGCGGCGTTCCGTCATGCCATTGTGGCGGGCGAATTCGACGATCTGGGATAA
- a CDS encoding ATP-binding protein: MDALTTAGHQDMDGAQLVTSELVGNAILHTGSGRSGGLVTVTIYEVSDDLARIEVIDEGASTVPRPRESAEGDCCGRGLWLVQQTSIRWGTRPVPMRWNLVWAEVLTLRADHPSDVPSGNNAKNLSSSVEANHLTLAGDPEAGIKPR, translated from the coding sequence GTGGACGCCCTGACGACGGCGGGACATCAAGATATGGATGGCGCCCAGCTCGTCACGAGCGAGTTGGTGGGAAACGCCATCCTGCACACCGGCTCCGGACGATCGGGTGGCCTGGTTACGGTGACCATCTACGAGGTCTCTGATGATCTGGCCAGGATCGAGGTGATTGACGAGGGAGCGTCAACCGTCCCGAGGCCGCGAGAGTCCGCCGAGGGCGACTGCTGCGGGCGGGGGCTGTGGCTGGTCCAGCAGACGTCGATCCGATGGGGGACGCGGCCCGTGCCTATGCGGTGGAACCTGGTGTGGGCCGAGGTGCTCACCTTGAGAGCCGACCATCCATCAGACGTTCCGAGCGGCAACAACGCCAAGAACCTGAGCAGCAGTGTTGAAGCCAACCACCTCACTCTGGCTGGCGATCCCGAAGCAGGCATCAAGCCGCGATGA
- a CDS encoding lipid-transfer protein, with amino-acid sequence MSGRTAVAGIGATEFSKKSGRSELRLAAEAVLAALDDAGLSPGDVDGMVTYTQDSNQEIAVAREAGIGDLTFFSRVEYGGGAACGTVAHAAMAVATGMARTVVCYRAFNERSGRRFGQPNSRLTGEPTSQGLEMSWHVPYGLMTPAAWVAMFARRYMHTYGATSEDFGRVAVAMRRHAATNPAAWFYRRPITLEEHQASRWIVEPLHLLDCCQESDGGVALVVTSAERARDLRRSPALITAAAQGAGSGQLMMTSYYRDDMTGLPEIAVVARQLWDMSGLSPKDIQTAILYDHFTPFVLAQLEELGFCARGEAPDFLRDGTIELDGRLPVNPHGGQLGEAYIHGMNGIAEAVRQIRGTAANQLPAVRNVLVTAGTGVPTSGLILSSDA; translated from the coding sequence TTGAGCGGGCGTACTGCCGTCGCGGGCATCGGCGCCACCGAGTTCAGCAAGAAGTCGGGGCGTTCGGAGCTGCGGCTGGCCGCGGAGGCCGTGCTGGCGGCGCTGGACGACGCCGGGCTCTCACCCGGCGACGTGGACGGCATGGTGACCTACACCCAGGACTCCAACCAGGAGATCGCCGTCGCCAGGGAGGCCGGGATCGGGGACCTGACGTTCTTCTCGCGGGTCGAGTACGGCGGCGGCGCGGCCTGCGGGACCGTGGCGCACGCGGCCATGGCCGTGGCCACGGGGATGGCGCGGACGGTCGTCTGCTACCGCGCCTTCAACGAGCGCTCGGGCCGCCGCTTCGGCCAGCCGAACAGCCGCCTGACCGGCGAGCCCACCTCCCAGGGGCTGGAGATGAGCTGGCACGTGCCGTACGGGCTGATGACGCCGGCGGCGTGGGTGGCGATGTTCGCCCGCCGGTACATGCACACGTACGGGGCGACCTCGGAGGACTTCGGCCGCGTGGCGGTGGCCATGCGCCGCCACGCCGCCACCAACCCCGCCGCCTGGTTCTACCGGCGTCCCATCACGCTGGAGGAGCACCAGGCGTCCAGATGGATCGTCGAGCCGCTGCACCTGCTCGACTGCTGCCAGGAGAGCGACGGCGGCGTGGCCCTGGTGGTCACCTCGGCCGAACGCGCCCGCGACCTCCGCAGATCACCCGCCCTGATCACCGCCGCCGCCCAGGGCGCGGGTTCGGGCCAGCTGATGATGACCAGCTACTACCGCGACGACATGACCGGCCTCCCCGAGATCGCCGTGGTAGCCCGCCAGCTCTGGGACATGTCCGGTTTATCGCCAAAAGACATCCAGACCGCAATCCTGTACGACCACTTCACCCCGTTCGTCCTGGCCCAACTGGAGGAGCTCGGCTTCTGCGCCCGCGGCGAGGCCCCGGACTTCCTCCGGGACGGCACGATCGAGCTGGACGGCCGCCTGCCCGTGAACCCCCACGGAGGCCAGTTGGGGGAGGCCTACATCCACGGCATGAACGGCATCGCGGAGGCTGTCCGCCAGATCCGAGGCACAGCCGCCAACCAACTCCCAGCCGTCCGAAACGTCCTGGTAACCGCCGGCACCGGCGTCCCCACCAGCGGCCTGATCCTCTCCTCCGACGCGTAG
- a CDS encoding MaoC family dehydratase has protein sequence MGAEIGSALPELAIDLTPTFVVSTALATMDFTPVHHDVDKARAQGSKDIFLNILTTMGLVERYVTDWAGPEAVIERVAVKLGVPAYAGDRLCFNGTVVSREEGRFTVEVRGKVSLGDHATGTVTLALAEEGKPC, from the coding sequence ATGGGCGCCGAGATCGGGTCCGCGCTGCCGGAGCTGGCCATCGACCTCACCCCCACCTTCGTCGTCTCCACGGCGCTGGCCACCATGGACTTCACGCCGGTGCACCACGACGTCGACAAGGCCCGCGCCCAGGGGTCGAAGGACATCTTCCTCAACATCCTGACCACCATGGGCCTGGTCGAGCGGTACGTGACCGACTGGGCCGGGCCCGAGGCCGTCATCGAGCGCGTGGCCGTCAAGCTGGGCGTCCCGGCGTACGCGGGGGACCGGCTGTGCTTCAACGGGACGGTCGTGTCGCGCGAGGAGGGCCGGTTCACGGTCGAGGTACGCGGCAAGGTGAGCCTGGGCGACCACGCCACCGGCACCGTCACCCTCGCCCTGGCCGAGGAGGGGAAGCCGTGTTGA
- a CDS encoding bifunctional MaoC family dehydratase N-terminal/OB-fold nucleic acid binding domain-containing protein → MSDEELHELAGKQAALGEVRGTPAQDPVNAPMIRHWLDAMGDENPAYLEKGVAPPAMAQVWTMPGVRRSAKDRSPVDDMIAALDASGYTGVVATNCEQTYHRYARVGERLTPATRFADLAGPKRTALGVGFFATWKVTWYGEDDEPVADMLFRVLKFRPRTKAAPAAADRPAYPLQPAINQDTAFFWEGVRQGELRIQTCADCGHHRHPPGPLCPQCRSANSSHLVASGLGTLYSFVVHHHPPVPGRETPFVVGVVELPEGVRIVGNVVDCPIEEVAVGMPLRVTYRPMDDQLVLPMWAPSKEEA, encoded by the coding sequence TTGAGTGACGAGGAGCTGCACGAGCTCGCGGGCAAGCAGGCGGCGCTGGGCGAGGTGCGCGGGACCCCGGCGCAGGACCCGGTGAACGCCCCCATGATCCGGCACTGGCTGGACGCCATGGGCGACGAGAACCCGGCGTACCTGGAGAAAGGGGTCGCCCCACCCGCGATGGCCCAGGTGTGGACGATGCCGGGGGTGCGCCGGTCGGCGAAGGACCGTTCGCCGGTGGACGACATGATCGCCGCGCTCGACGCGAGCGGCTACACGGGCGTGGTGGCCACGAACTGCGAGCAGACCTACCACCGGTACGCGCGGGTCGGCGAGCGGCTCACCCCGGCCACCCGGTTCGCGGACCTGGCCGGGCCCAAGCGGACGGCGCTGGGGGTTGGCTTCTTCGCCACCTGGAAGGTCACCTGGTACGGCGAGGACGACGAGCCGGTCGCCGACATGCTCTTCCGGGTCCTGAAATTTCGCCCACGTACCAAGGCGGCCCCCGCCGCCGCCGACCGGCCGGCGTACCCGCTCCAACCGGCGATCAACCAGGACACCGCGTTCTTCTGGGAAGGCGTACGGCAAGGGGAGCTGCGCATCCAGACCTGCGCCGACTGCGGCCACCACCGCCACCCGCCCGGCCCCCTGTGCCCGCAATGCCGCTCGGCCAACAGCTCCCACCTGGTCGCGAGCGGCCTCGGAACCCTCTACAGCTTCGTCGTGCACCACCACCCGCCGGTGCCGGGCCGGGAGACCCCGTTCGTGGTCGGCGTGGTGGAGCTGCCCGAGGGGGTACGGATCGTCGGCAACGTCGTGGACTGCCCGATCGAGGAGGTGGCCGTCGGCATGCCGTTGCGCGTGACGTACCGGCCGATGGACGACCAGCTCGTCCTGCCGATGTGGGCGCCTTCGAAGGAGGAGGCGTGA
- a CDS encoding acyl-CoA dehydrogenase family protein has product MLIDLTPAQRALRDELREYFQGCLTDEDRRKIAEDPFGGAYMEHCRRLGRDGKLGLGWPKEYGGGGYGPLEQQIFANEIARAGVPYPIITVQTVGPTLMQYGTQEQKDLFLPRILAGECHFAIGYSEPEAGTDLASLRTTAVLDGDHYVVNGQKVFTSGAHYAQYIWLAARTNPEAKKHKGITMMIASTDDPGFSWTPIVTMDGRHHTNATYYSDVRVPVDMVVGEVDRGWDLIVNQLNHERVTLGPAGNLGQTYDRFLAWARRTGVADNPDVRRALARVWGFFRTNELLNWQVAANMDLGWLGAPDASATKIYGSERMQEVGRIVGDILARYGDPSDRETAELLERTDHGVKGAVVLTFGGGVNEVQRELIAMLGLNLPRPPR; this is encoded by the coding sequence ATGCTGATCGACCTGACCCCAGCCCAGCGCGCCCTGCGCGACGAGCTGCGCGAGTACTTCCAGGGCTGCCTGACCGACGAGGACCGCAGGAAGATCGCCGAAGATCCGTTCGGCGGGGCCTACATGGAGCACTGCCGCCGTCTCGGCCGCGACGGCAAGCTCGGCCTCGGCTGGCCCAAGGAGTACGGGGGAGGCGGCTACGGCCCCCTGGAGCAGCAGATCTTCGCCAACGAGATAGCCCGGGCGGGCGTCCCGTACCCGATCATCACGGTGCAGACCGTGGGGCCCACGCTCATGCAGTACGGCACCCAGGAGCAGAAGGACCTCTTCCTGCCCCGCATCCTCGCCGGCGAGTGCCACTTCGCCATCGGCTACAGCGAGCCGGAGGCCGGCACCGACCTGGCCTCCCTGCGCACCACGGCCGTGCTCGACGGCGACCACTACGTGGTCAACGGCCAGAAGGTGTTCACCAGCGGCGCGCACTACGCCCAGTACATCTGGCTGGCCGCCCGCACGAACCCCGAGGCCAAGAAGCACAAGGGCATCACCATGATGATCGCCTCCACGGACGACCCCGGCTTCTCGTGGACGCCGATCGTCACCATGGACGGTCGCCACCACACGAACGCGACCTACTACAGCGACGTACGCGTGCCCGTGGACATGGTGGTCGGCGAGGTGGACCGCGGCTGGGACCTGATCGTCAACCAGCTCAACCACGAACGCGTCACCCTCGGCCCGGCCGGTAACCTCGGCCAGACCTACGACCGCTTCCTCGCCTGGGCCCGCCGCACCGGGGTGGCCGACAATCCGGACGTACGGCGGGCGCTGGCCAGGGTGTGGGGCTTCTTCCGCACCAACGAGCTCCTCAACTGGCAGGTCGCCGCGAACATGGACCTCGGCTGGCTCGGCGCCCCCGACGCGTCGGCCACCAAGATCTACGGCTCCGAGCGCATGCAGGAGGTCGGCAGGATCGTCGGCGACATCCTGGCCAGGTACGGGGACCCGTCGGATCGGGAGACGGCCGAGCTGCTCGAACGTACCGATCACGGGGTGAAGGGGGCGGTGGTGCTGACGTTCGGCGGCGGGGTGAACGAGGTGCAGCGCGAGCTGATCGCCATGCTCGGCCTGAACCTGCCGAGGCCGCCGCGATGA
- a CDS encoding acyl-CoA dehydrogenase family protein: MDFNLDETQQDLRKLAAEVLAREGDEERLRQAGLMSVCVPEEAGGAGLGPVEMAVVLREVGARAAPVPALPALVSTLTLARYGTLDQQRREGGLTLALREPGRALADPPSTAARAVDGGWTLTGRKVSVPHPGDAVLVTADEGLFLVESPATTPEYTSTGEPAATLVLDATPAERVAGADAVTGARRLFMAAVAAQASGVLAGALELTTEYIRTRKQFGRPLAEFQAVTMQIADVYIAARALDVAMWSAVWRLAEDLPADEDLALAAYHVSEAWKALYTCQHLHGGLGLDVTYPLHRYFAQAKHLSHLLGGADAQLDLIGALL; encoded by the coding sequence ATGGACTTCAACCTGGACGAAACCCAGCAGGACCTGCGGAAGCTGGCGGCCGAGGTGCTGGCCAGGGAAGGGGACGAGGAGCGGCTGCGGCAGGCCGGGCTCATGAGCGTGTGCGTGCCGGAGGAGGCCGGGGGAGCCGGGCTCGGGCCGGTGGAGATGGCCGTGGTGCTGCGGGAGGTGGGGGCGCGGGCGGCGCCGGTGCCCGCGCTGCCCGCGCTGGTGAGCACGCTGACGCTGGCCCGCTATGGCACCCTTGACCAGCAACGGCGCGAGGGCGGGCTGACCCTCGCGCTCCGCGAGCCCGGCAGGGCGCTGGCCGACCCGCCCTCGACGGCCGCCCGGGCCGTGGACGGCGGCTGGACGCTGACCGGGCGCAAGGTGTCGGTGCCGCACCCCGGCGACGCGGTGCTCGTCACCGCCGACGAGGGCCTGTTCCTGGTGGAGTCGCCGGCCACGACCCCCGAGTACACCTCCACCGGCGAGCCCGCCGCCACGCTCGTGCTCGACGCAACCCCGGCCGAGCGGGTCGCGGGGGCCGACGCGGTCACCGGGGCCCGGCGGCTGTTCATGGCGGCCGTGGCGGCCCAGGCGAGCGGCGTGCTGGCGGGCGCGCTGGAGCTGACCACCGAGTACATCAGGACGAGGAAGCAGTTCGGCCGGCCGCTGGCCGAGTTCCAGGCCGTGACCATGCAGATCGCGGACGTCTACATCGCCGCCCGGGCCCTGGACGTGGCCATGTGGTCGGCGGTCTGGCGCCTGGCCGAGGACCTGCCGGCCGACGAGGACCTGGCGCTGGCCGCGTACCACGTCAGCGAGGCGTGGAAGGCGCTCTACACCTGCCAGCACCTGCACGGCGGCCTTGGGCTGGACGTCACGTACCCGCTGCACCGCTATTTCGCGCAGGCCAAGCACCTGTCCCACCTGCTCGGCGGCGCCGACGCCCAGCTCGACCTGATCGGAGCGCTCCTCTGA